A genome region from Thermoplasmata archaeon includes the following:
- the purL gene encoding phosphoribosylformylglycinamidine synthase subunit PurL: MPRHRAAERLEWATGVATVDFRAGSLAELEAAVAARGLGFDRAEIRRLRDYFRRAERDPTDVELAGLAQSWSEHCSYKSSRALLRRAFGRLQPRPRVLGTGDAGVLRFEDGTAYALRIESHNHPSAVEPYGGAATGIGGILRDVLAVGAKPIALADPLFFGPLDTPISRVPPGIKNPRYLASGVVAGIRDYGNRVGVPTVSGGIYFDPSYLVNPLVNVGCVGFLPTARLRPNRARAVGDRLVLVGGRTGRDGIGGVAFASRELSERSEADSRGAVQLGNPILKHPLILACLEAYDRELVQGVKDLGGGGLATASGELVHAGGFGSRLHLDRVPLREKGLRPWEVWVSESQERMLLDVRPRDLPAVTEIFQRYDVPVTDVGEVVPPPFETLLWEGRPAAHLNVGFRVGAPLRTRPRRPRARRYRPTPSVPEDDLGATVTDLLLAPDSVSREPVIRVYDHEVQGRTVVKPLHGRVVSPSHGDAAIVQPRPGRRRALAITTAAQPWACREDPRAGAVGVVEEAARNLYAVGARPDAFSNCLNFGNPEDPAVLADFAATTEGLAAGARALGFAVPSGNVSFYNGGLGAGIAPTPVLLATGIVDDLDHAVTSDLKSPGDALFVAGPWHPELGGSLWARRHGETGLRIPPSDPAGLRGTGERVLRAMRSGLVRAAHDVSDGGLGITLAEMAFGGGLGFAVDLADAGAPAPGPALVAEGGSRLVLEVPASAVRRFERAMAGAPLHRLGEVTAADGVLGWRERRVASLPLARLFERWRNGLGLP, translated from the coding sequence ATGCCGCGCCACCGCGCTGCCGAGCGCCTGGAGTGGGCGACCGGCGTCGCGACGGTCGACTTCCGCGCGGGCTCGCTCGCCGAGCTCGAAGCGGCGGTCGCGGCGCGCGGGCTCGGGTTCGATCGGGCGGAGATCCGCCGGCTGCGCGACTACTTCCGCCGGGCGGAACGCGATCCCACCGACGTCGAGCTCGCCGGCCTCGCCCAGAGCTGGAGCGAGCACTGCAGCTACAAGAGCTCCCGAGCGCTGTTGCGCCGCGCCTTCGGCCGCCTGCAGCCCCGGCCGCGCGTCCTCGGCACCGGTGACGCGGGCGTCCTGCGGTTCGAGGACGGAACGGCCTACGCCCTGCGGATCGAGTCGCACAACCACCCCTCCGCCGTCGAGCCGTACGGCGGCGCGGCGACCGGGATCGGGGGGATCCTGCGGGACGTCCTCGCGGTGGGCGCGAAGCCGATCGCGCTCGCCGACCCGCTGTTCTTCGGGCCGCTCGACACCCCGATCTCCCGGGTGCCGCCGGGCATCAAGAACCCCCGGTATCTGGCGAGCGGCGTCGTCGCCGGCATCCGGGACTACGGCAACCGGGTCGGCGTGCCGACGGTCAGCGGCGGCATCTACTTCGACCCGTCGTACCTCGTCAACCCGCTCGTCAACGTCGGCTGCGTCGGCTTCCTGCCGACGGCGCGGCTCCGGCCGAACCGGGCCCGAGCGGTCGGGGACCGCCTGGTGCTCGTCGGCGGACGGACCGGCCGCGACGGGATCGGCGGCGTCGCCTTCGCCTCGCGGGAGCTCTCCGAGCGCAGCGAAGCGGACTCCCGCGGCGCGGTCCAGCTCGGCAACCCGATCCTGAAGCACCCGCTCATCCTCGCCTGCCTCGAGGCCTACGATCGGGAGCTCGTGCAAGGCGTCAAGGACCTCGGCGGCGGCGGCCTTGCGACGGCGAGCGGGGAGCTGGTGCACGCCGGTGGATTCGGCTCGCGCCTCCATCTCGACCGCGTCCCGCTTCGGGAGAAGGGACTGCGCCCGTGGGAGGTCTGGGTCTCGGAGTCGCAGGAGCGCATGCTGCTCGACGTCCGTCCCCGGGACCTCCCCGCCGTAACGGAGATCTTCCAGCGCTACGACGTGCCCGTCACGGACGTCGGGGAGGTGGTCCCTCCGCCCTTCGAGACCCTCCTGTGGGAGGGACGTCCCGCGGCCCACCTCAACGTGGGCTTCCGCGTCGGCGCGCCGCTGCGGACGCGCCCGCGACGTCCTCGCGCGCGGCGGTATCGCCCGACGCCGAGCGTGCCGGAGGACGACCTCGGCGCGACGGTGACGGACCTCCTGCTCGCCCCGGACTCGGTGTCGCGCGAGCCGGTGATCCGGGTCTACGATCACGAGGTGCAGGGCCGCACCGTAGTGAAGCCGCTGCACGGCCGGGTCGTCTCGCCGTCGCACGGCGACGCGGCGATCGTCCAGCCCCGTCCGGGCCGCCGACGCGCGCTCGCGATCACGACGGCCGCGCAGCCGTGGGCGTGCCGGGAGGACCCGCGGGCCGGCGCCGTCGGGGTCGTGGAGGAGGCCGCGCGAAACCTGTACGCGGTCGGCGCCCGACCGGACGCGTTCTCCAACTGCCTCAACTTCGGCAACCCGGAGGATCCGGCGGTCCTCGCCGACTTCGCCGCGACCACCGAGGGGCTAGCGGCCGGCGCCCGGGCGCTCGGCTTCGCCGTCCCCTCGGGCAACGTGAGCTTCTACAACGGGGGCCTCGGCGCCGGCATCGCCCCGACGCCGGTCCTCCTGGCGACCGGGATCGTCGACGACCTCGACCACGCGGTCACGAGCGACCTCAAGTCGCCCGGCGACGCGCTCTTCGTCGCAGGTCCCTGGCACCCGGAGCTCGGCGGCTCGTTGTGGGCCCGCCGCCACGGCGAGACCGGGCTGCGGATCCCGCCGTCGGATCCCGCGGGCCTGCGGGGGACCGGCGAGCGCGTGCTGCGGGCGATGCGCTCGGGGCTTGTTCGCGCGGCCCACGACGTCTCCGACGGGGGCCTCGGCATCACGCTCGCGGAGATGGCGTTCGGAGGCGGCCTCGGCTTCGCGGTCGATCTCGCGGACGCGGGCGCCCCGGCCCCGGGCCCGGCGCTCGTCGCGGAGGGCGGCTCGCGCCTCGTCCTCGAGGTACCGGCGTCCGCCGTGCGGCGGTTCGAGCGGGCGATGGCGGGCGCGCCGCTCCATCGCCTCGGCGAGGTCACCGCCGCCGACGGGGTCCTCGGCTGGCGCGAGCGGCGAGTCGCGTCGCTGCCGCTCGCACGGCTCTTCGAGCGCTGGCGCAACGGGCTCGGGCTGCCGTAG
- a CDS encoding diphthine--ammonia ligase, translated as MTVTALVSGGKDSIYAAYLAETQGRSVDELVTIRPGDEASMLYHTPNLALVPLQAEAWGKAHRFVTVDGVGEDAELAALATAIEGARGWVVAGAIESSYQWSRLLEVAGRAGRPVYTPLWRKDPERVVRAEIAAGLDARIVRVAAETLGPDLLGRRLDPALLEEIVRRSARQRATHVAGEGGEYETLVLDAPFFHARLHVDAARASIEPSTASWQVERAHLEEKPAPGRWGARA; from the coding sequence ATGACCGTCACCGCGCTCGTGTCGGGCGGCAAGGACTCGATCTACGCGGCGTATCTCGCCGAGACCCAGGGCCGGTCGGTGGACGAACTGGTGACGATCCGTCCGGGGGACGAGGCGTCGATGCTCTACCACACGCCGAACCTGGCGCTGGTTCCCCTCCAGGCCGAGGCGTGGGGGAAGGCACACCGCTTCGTCACGGTCGACGGCGTCGGGGAGGACGCGGAGCTCGCCGCGCTTGCGACGGCGATCGAGGGGGCGAGGGGCTGGGTCGTCGCCGGCGCCATCGAGTCGTCGTACCAGTGGTCCCGCCTGCTCGAGGTCGCCGGGCGCGCCGGCCGCCCGGTCTACACGCCGCTGTGGCGCAAGGATCCCGAGCGCGTGGTCCGCGCCGAGATCGCCGCCGGCCTCGACGCGCGGATCGTCCGGGTGGCGGCCGAGACGCTGGGGCCGGACCTGCTCGGGCGCCGGCTCGACCCGGCGCTGTTGGAGGAGATCGTCCGCCGCAGCGCGCGCCAGCGCGCGACGCACGTCGCCGGCGAGGGCGGGGAGTACGAGACCCTCGTGCTCGACGCGCCGTTCTTTCACGCCCGCCTCCACGTCGATGCCGCCCGCGCGTCGATCGAGCCGTCCACGGCGAGCTGGCAGGTCGAGCGGGCGCACCTGGAGGAGAAACCGGCGCCGGGCCGTTGGGGAGCGAGGGCATGA
- a CDS encoding class I SAM-dependent methyltransferase — protein MRRRSPRAAESPGVAAALRALGDRRARPDAAWVAALARVDPGEVAVVLEEVAELLPLERQIRAAQVAAGRTGYAQIRAPFELYALTRLLRPEHVVEAGVSSGVSSAHFLAALRRNRRGRLHSIDRPTYQRGPVLGPRESPVSIPPGRASGWAVPAALRARWDLWIGPAERRLGPLLAGLPSVGLFLHDDLHTSRHLAFELATLRPKLAAGAVVLADNTVWTGQAFPRFAASLGVPWHRRRRSDLVGLAAPEG, from the coding sequence ATGAGGCGACGCTCGCCCCGGGCGGCCGAGTCCCCCGGGGTCGCCGCGGCCCTTCGGGCGCTGGGCGACCGCCGCGCCCGGCCCGACGCGGCCTGGGTCGCCGCGCTGGCCCGCGTGGATCCCGGTGAGGTCGCTGTCGTCCTCGAGGAGGTCGCGGAACTGCTGCCCCTCGAGCGGCAGATCCGCGCCGCGCAGGTCGCGGCCGGGCGGACGGGCTACGCCCAGATCCGCGCGCCGTTCGAGCTCTACGCGCTCACCCGGCTCCTGCGCCCAGAGCACGTGGTCGAAGCCGGCGTCAGCAGCGGCGTGTCGTCCGCCCACTTCCTCGCGGCGCTCCGCCGCAACCGCCGGGGGCGGCTCCACTCGATCGATCGGCCCACGTATCAGCGGGGCCCGGTGCTCGGCCCGCGCGAATCGCCGGTCTCGATCCCGCCGGGCCGGGCCAGTGGCTGGGCCGTTCCGGCCGCGCTGCGGGCGCGCTGGGACCTCTGGATCGGCCCGGCCGAGCGCCGGCTCGGTCCGCTCCTAGCGGGCCTTCCCTCCGTCGGCCTGTTCCTGCACGACGATCTCCACACCAGCCGGCACCTCGCCTTCGAGCTCGCCACCCTGCGGCCGAAACTCGCGGCCGGCGCGGTCGTGCTCGCCGACAACACCGTCTGGACCGGCCAGGCGTTCCCGCGCTTCGCCGCGTCGCTCGGCGTCCCCTGGCACCGACGGCGCCGCAGCGACCTCGTCGGCCTCGCCGCACCGGAGGGCTGA
- a CDS encoding methylmalonyl-CoA mutase family protein, which translates to MSAGRSTSPPIGPPGSPPGAEEALSERTKRWEAETLAPALARSPERKEAFTTLGGIPVARLYTPRSPRSSFDAIGYPGQPPFTRGVHPTMYRGRRWSMRMFSGFGSPEDTNRRFRYLLDHGESGLSIAFDDPTLYGLDADDPEALGEVGKCGVNVGSLADMRRLLDGIPLDRVTTSMTINGPANIVWGMYVLAAEATGVGRRRLGGTTQNDILKEYIAQKEFLYPPRPALRLVTDTIEFATRSMPRWNPVSISGYHIREAGSTAVQELAFTLADGRTYVAEAIRRGLDVDAFAPRLSFFFNAHNDFFEEIAKFRAARRLWARIMRGEFGAKKERSLWMRFHTQTAGCSCTAQQPELNIVRTTVQALAGVLGGTQSLHTNSYDEALQLPSEDAVRIALRTQQILASESGVAESVDPFGGSYYLEWLTDTMEAEAERYFERIDELGGVVAGIERGFFQREIQEASFRYQRAVESGTEKIVGVNAYASSAPVRVPRLKISEVARRRQSAHLRALRAGRDPRRLAAALDRLQRVAETEDRNSMPAVLDALRADATLGEIVRAFQGVFGSYRERSMY; encoded by the coding sequence ATGTCGGCCGGCCGCTCGACCTCGCCACCGATCGGCCCTCCGGGATCGCCTCCGGGGGCGGAGGAAGCCCTGTCCGAGCGGACGAAGCGCTGGGAGGCCGAGACCCTCGCCCCGGCCCTCGCGCGCTCGCCCGAGCGCAAGGAGGCGTTCACCACCCTCGGCGGGATCCCGGTCGCCCGCCTGTATACGCCGCGCTCGCCGCGATCGTCGTTCGACGCGATCGGCTACCCGGGGCAGCCGCCGTTCACGCGCGGGGTCCATCCGACGATGTACCGGGGTCGGCGCTGGTCGATGCGCATGTTCTCCGGCTTCGGATCGCCCGAGGACACCAACCGGCGGTTCCGCTACCTGCTCGACCACGGCGAGTCCGGCCTCTCGATCGCGTTCGACGATCCGACGCTCTACGGGCTCGACGCCGACGATCCCGAGGCGCTGGGGGAGGTGGGGAAGTGCGGCGTGAACGTCGGGTCGCTCGCCGACATGCGCCGCCTCCTCGACGGCATCCCGCTCGACCGGGTGACGACGAGCATGACGATCAACGGCCCCGCGAACATCGTCTGGGGGATGTACGTCCTCGCCGCGGAGGCCACGGGCGTGGGGCGTCGGCGGCTCGGCGGCACGACCCAGAACGACATCCTGAAGGAGTACATCGCCCAGAAGGAGTTCCTCTACCCGCCGCGGCCCGCGCTACGCCTCGTCACGGACACGATCGAGTTCGCGACCCGATCGATGCCGCGCTGGAACCCGGTCTCGATCTCGGGTTACCATATCCGCGAGGCCGGCTCGACCGCGGTCCAGGAGCTCGCCTTCACGCTCGCCGACGGGCGCACCTACGTCGCGGAGGCGATCCGTCGGGGGCTCGACGTCGACGCGTTCGCGCCGCGCCTGTCGTTCTTCTTCAACGCCCACAACGACTTCTTCGAGGAGATCGCCAAGTTCCGCGCCGCGCGCCGCCTGTGGGCGCGGATCATGCGCGGGGAGTTCGGCGCGAAGAAGGAACGCTCGCTCTGGATGCGCTTCCACACCCAGACGGCGGGCTGCTCCTGCACGGCGCAGCAGCCCGAGCTGAACATCGTCCGGACCACCGTCCAGGCGCTCGCCGGCGTCCTCGGCGGCACGCAGTCGCTGCACACGAACTCCTACGACGAGGCGCTCCAGCTGCCGAGCGAGGACGCCGTCCGCATCGCGCTGCGGACGCAGCAAATCCTCGCGTCGGAGTCCGGCGTCGCCGAGTCGGTCGACCCGTTCGGCGGCAGCTACTACCTCGAGTGGCTGACCGACACGATGGAGGCGGAGGCGGAGCGCTACTTCGAGCGCATCGACGAGCTCGGTGGGGTCGTCGCCGGCATCGAGCGCGGCTTCTTCCAGCGGGAGATCCAGGAGGCGTCGTTCCGCTACCAGCGCGCGGTCGAGTCCGGCACCGAGAAGATCGTCGGCGTCAACGCCTACGCGTCGAGCGCGCCGGTCCGCGTCCCACGCCTCAAGATCTCCGAGGTCGCTCGTCGGCGGCAGAGCGCGCACTTGCGGGCGCTGCGCGCGGGCCGGGACCCGCGACGCCTGGCGGCCGCTCTCGATCGGCTCCAGCGCGTCGCCGAGACGGAGGACCGCAACAGCATGCCCGCGGTCCTCGACGCGCTGCGGGCCGACGCGACCCTGGGCGAGATCGTCCGGGCCTTCCAGGGCGTATTCGGGAGCTACCGCGAGCGGTCGATGTACTAG